The Lachnospiraceae bacterium oral taxon 500 genome window below encodes:
- a CDS encoding NADH-dependent alcohol dehydrogenase gives MDNFIFYSPTKFIFGKDTEKKAVSLVREYGATKVLLLYGGNSALRSGLLARVKRYLEEGKLPYIELGGVEPNPKDDLVYTGIAKVRDYGVDFILAMGGGSVIDTAKAIAAGAVYDGDFWDFYSKKAVIKQALPLGTILTLAASGSEASDSSVITKKATMEKRGSHADIIRPVFSILNPMLTATVPPDQTFYGVMDMMSHVLERYFTDTEDVDLTSGMCEAVLSSIIFNARILLQRPRDYGARANLMWAGAMAHSNILGVGRQQDWGSHSLGHELSSLYGSAHGATLAVVFPAWMRYALEHNSDITALAELAINVWGAEFDGEDLKAAALAGIQLFLEYLQELGLPTTLEELGGREEDIAVLTEKVVLRGNYVKLTRENVREIYALTLERNRLG, from the coding sequence GCCGACAAAGTTTATTTTTGGTAAAGATACAGAAAAGAAAGCGGTTTCCCTGGTCAGGGAGTACGGCGCGACAAAAGTGCTTTTGCTCTACGGCGGCAACTCGGCGTTGCGGTCGGGACTGCTGGCCAGAGTCAAGCGCTACTTAGAAGAAGGAAAGCTTCCATATATTGAGTTGGGGGGAGTGGAGCCGAACCCGAAAGATGATCTGGTCTATACAGGGATTGCTAAAGTCAGGGACTATGGCGTTGACTTTATTCTGGCGATGGGCGGCGGCTCGGTAATTGACACGGCGAAAGCCATTGCGGCCGGGGCGGTGTATGACGGCGATTTTTGGGACTTTTACTCGAAAAAAGCGGTTATTAAGCAGGCTCTGCCGCTGGGGACGATTCTGACGCTGGCAGCTTCCGGCAGCGAAGCTTCGGATAGTTCGGTGATTACCAAAAAAGCAACGATGGAAAAACGAGGCAGCCACGCTGATATTATCCGGCCGGTATTTTCTATTTTAAATCCGATGCTGACCGCAACGGTTCCGCCGGATCAAACCTTTTACGGGGTGATGGATATGATGTCGCATGTTTTGGAGCGGTATTTTACCGACACCGAAGATGTGGATTTGACCAGCGGGATGTGCGAAGCGGTGCTGTCGTCGATTATTTTCAATGCGCGGATTCTTTTGCAGCGCCCCAGAGATTACGGTGCCAGAGCCAATCTGATGTGGGCGGGCGCAATGGCGCACAGCAATATTTTGGGAGTCGGCCGGCAGCAGGACTGGGGTTCGCATAGCTTGGGGCACGAGCTTTCGTCCCTTTACGGTTCGGCGCATGGCGCAACGCTGGCGGTTGTTTTTCCGGCGTGGATGCGGTATGCACTGGAGCATAACAGTGATATTACGGCGTTGGCCGAGCTGGCAATCAATGTTTGGGGAGCGGAGTTTGACGGAGAAGATTTAAAAGCGGCAGCACTGGCGGGAATTCAACTGTTTTTGGAATATTTGCAGGAATTGGGCCTGCCGACTACCCTGGAAGAATTGGGCGGCCGGGAGGAAGACATTGCTGTTTTGACGGAAAAGGTTGTTTTGCGGGGAAATTATGTTAAGCTGACACGGGAAAATGTTCGCGAGATTTATGCACTGACATTGGAAAGAAACAGATTAGGCTAA